Proteins found in one Deinococcus radiopugnans ATCC 19172 genomic segment:
- a CDS encoding DedA family protein yields MNLSSWITNVDPAVLNYSTFGLMALEGAGIPGVPGVLPMLAQASAIDAGHTTLTAAIAWGVLGNWLGSLLGYAAARWGGQHLPQSWRENLRMERAGALLGHYGAPLVIVSRTIGSLRTPLTVLCGLSRFPLPAYVLLSLLGALLHVGVWQTALWRFGPVIVPQVARWGTQIGLGAAALLLIVWLWRTYGGGRVRL; encoded by the coding sequence GTGAACCTGTCGAGCTGGATTACGAACGTCGACCCGGCGGTGCTGAACTATTCCACCTTCGGCCTGATGGCCCTGGAGGGCGCGGGCATTCCGGGCGTTCCGGGCGTGCTGCCGATGCTGGCACAGGCGTCGGCCATCGACGCGGGCCACACCACCCTGACGGCCGCGATTGCCTGGGGCGTGCTGGGCAACTGGCTGGGCAGCCTGCTGGGCTACGCTGCCGCCCGCTGGGGCGGACAACATCTGCCGCAGTCCTGGCGCGAGAATCTCAGGATGGAACGCGCCGGGGCGCTGCTGGGCCACTACGGTGCGCCGCTGGTGATCGTCAGCCGCACCATCGGCAGCCTGCGAACGCCCTTGACCGTGCTGTGCGGGCTGAGCCGCTTTCCGCTGCCTGCCTACGTGCTGCTCAGCCTGCTGGGCGCGCTGCTGCATGTGGGCGTGTGGCAGACGGCGCTGTGGAGGTTCGGCCCGGTGATCGTGCCGCAGGTGGCGCGCTGGGGAACGCAGATCGGTCTGGGCGCGGCGGCGCTGCTGCTGATCGTGTGGTTGTGGCGCACCTATGGCGGCGGCAGGGTGAGGCTGTGA
- a CDS encoding phosphatase PAP2 family protein translates to MRLYTSLSRLRPALIIRFLLGILLPLIIIGVIAEDVLERQRFAFEVPTLLWVHAHATPMLTRLSLVLHTFGGPELMGGVFILIVLGLWFTHRRQQAVFALLGLGSAVTVAFAMKLLFNRARPALWPRLVVENGASFPSGHSTVAAALATFVALLAWRSRWRWPVLIVAVLYAFFMGYGRIVLGVHYPTDVLAGWLTGLACVLGAYSVLGVSLRALRLDHQEVKTDA, encoded by the coding sequence ATGCGTCTGTACACTTCCCTGTCCCGCCTGCGCCCAGCGCTCATCATCCGTTTTCTGCTGGGCATTCTGCTGCCGCTGATCATCATCGGCGTGATTGCCGAGGACGTGCTGGAGCGTCAGCGCTTCGCTTTCGAGGTGCCCACCCTGCTGTGGGTGCATGCCCACGCCACGCCCATGCTGACCCGCCTGAGCCTCGTCTTGCACACCTTTGGCGGCCCGGAACTGATGGGCGGCGTCTTCATTCTGATCGTGCTGGGACTGTGGTTCACCCACCGCCGCCAGCAGGCCGTCTTCGCCCTGCTGGGCCTGGGCAGCGCCGTGACCGTGGCCTTCGCCATGAAGCTGCTCTTCAACCGCGCTCGCCCGGCCCTGTGGCCTCGGCTGGTGGTGGAAAACGGGGCGTCGTTTCCCAGCGGCCATTCCACTGTGGCGGCGGCGCTGGCCACCTTCGTGGCGCTGCTGGCCTGGCGCAGCCGCTGGCGCTGGCCGGTGCTGATCGTGGCCGTCCTGTACGCCTTTTTCATGGGTTACGGGCGCATCGTGCTGGGCGTCCATTACCCCACCGACGTGCTGGCAGGCTGGCTGACCGGCCTGGCTTGCGTGCTGGGAGCCTACAGCGTGCTGGGCGTCTCTTTGCGAGCGCTGCGATTGGATCATCAGGAGGTCAAGACCGATGCGTAA
- a CDS encoding polysaccharide deacetylase family protein, with amino-acid sequence MTAASYRADPGLAEVDVSVYRAGDYGGFGGPLPLLTLSVPRSRQATYAAALKAGSYERVWVGDRAAAPAPKLTPLQDLERLPIFAGTRAALLAEKLEQQKGLQTGGIRGGKLYRGSPLRRQVALTFDDVPHPMYFPLLLDVLGREKAHATFFIIGRNAQAYPYFILDLIRGGHEVANHTFHHVRLPGLSDAQITAELQSTNALISGINGQPVRYFRPPGGRYSARVTRIAEGLGLTTVFWTDDPGDFQNPGVETVEARFARHLHPGGIILLHDNAPDGLAALPDLLNVARQQGYVVDTVGDLTR; translated from the coding sequence GTGACGGCCGCGAGCTACCGCGCCGATCCCGGACTGGCCGAGGTGGATGTCAGCGTGTACCGGGCGGGCGATTACGGCGGCTTCGGGGGGCCGCTGCCGCTGCTGACGCTCTCGGTGCCGCGCAGCCGTCAGGCCACGTACGCGGCAGCCCTGAAAGCGGGCAGCTACGAACGGGTCTGGGTGGGGGACAGGGCCGCCGCGCCCGCCCCGAAACTGACGCCGCTTCAGGACCTTGAACGTCTGCCCATCTTCGCGGGCACCCGCGCCGCACTGCTGGCCGAGAAGCTGGAGCAGCAAAAGGGCCTGCAGACGGGGGGAATACGCGGCGGCAAGCTGTACCGGGGTTCGCCCCTGAGGCGCCAGGTGGCCCTGACCTTCGACGACGTGCCGCATCCCATGTACTTTCCGCTGCTGCTGGACGTGCTGGGCCGGGAGAAGGCGCACGCCACGTTCTTCATCATCGGACGCAATGCCCAGGCGTACCCGTACTTCATCCTCGATCTGATCCGGGGCGGCCACGAGGTGGCCAACCACACCTTTCACCACGTCCGGCTGCCGGGCCTGAGCGACGCGCAGATCACGGCGGAGTTGCAAAGCACCAATGCGCTGATCAGCGGGATCAACGGCCAGCCGGTGCGGTATTTCCGCCCGCCGGGGGGGCGCTACAGCGCGCGGGTGACCCGGATCGCCGAGGGATTGGGTCTGACCACCGTGTTCTGGACGGATGACCCTGGCGATTTCCAGAACCCAGGTGTGGAGACGGTGGAGGCCCGCTTTGCCCGCCACCTGCATCCCGGCGGGATCATCCTGCTGCACGACAACGCGCCCGACGGTCTGGCCGCCCTCCCCGATCTGCTCAACGTGGCGAGGCAACAGGGGTACGTGGTGGACACCGTGGGAGACCTGACCCGGTGA
- a CDS encoding PepSY domain-containing protein, translating into MNKHTKTILVTITAAIAALPLAGLALAQTAPKAAPALTQPLAQTQIRNTAQAPMIRGSILLPAQQKGVEMTDAQESALYVKLARITLDQAKAAALAAVPGTVTSIELGEEDGVLVYEVEIGSQEVIIDAGNGKVLSQGARDADDHDHDSGNDD; encoded by the coding sequence ATGAACAAGCACACCAAGACCATACTCGTCACCATCACCGCCGCCATTGCCGCTCTACCCCTGGCCGGACTCGCGCTGGCCCAGACCGCCCCCAAGGCGGCCCCGGCCCTGACCCAGCCGCTGGCCCAGACGCAGATCAGGAACACGGCCCAGGCACCCATGATCAGGGGCAGTATTTTGCTGCCCGCTCAGCAGAAGGGCGTGGAAATGACCGACGCCCAGGAATCGGCCCTGTACGTCAAGCTGGCCAGGATCACGCTGGATCAGGCCAAGGCCGCCGCGCTGGCCGCCGTTCCCGGCACCGTCACCAGCATCGAGCTCGGCGAGGAGGACGGCGTCCTGGTCTACGAGGTAGAGATCGGCAGCCAGGAAGTCATCATTGACGCGGGCAACGGCAAGGTGCTGTCCCAGGGTGCGAGGGACGCGGATGACCACGACCACGACAGCGGGAACGACGATTGA